The Budorcas taxicolor isolate Tak-1 chromosome 25, Takin1.1, whole genome shotgun sequence genome includes a region encoding these proteins:
- the LOC128068860 gene encoding pregnancy-associated glycoprotein 2-like: MLRTQSVLSTSVEDRSMKWLGLLGLVALSECMVIIPIMKMKTMRETLRERSLLTNFSEEHPYSLSQNATNDQNIIYHPLRNHKDFSYIGTINIGTPPQEFQVLFDTGSSGLWVPSIYCQSPSCYKHNSFVPCNSSTFKATNKIFNTNYSSVSIKGYLVYDTVRIGNLVSVAQPFGLSLKEFGFEDVPFDGILGLGYPRPTVTGASPIFDNLMKQGVFSEPVFAFYLSSQKDNGSVVMFGGVNRDYYKGELNWVPVSQVGNWHINVDSISMNGTVVACKRGCQALLDTGTAFLRGPRGPVSKIQKFIHARPIGREHVVSCQSVGTLPPVVFTINGIDYPVPAEAYTQSLSGYCFSNFLVRPPRVNESETWVLGEVFLRLYFSVFDRGNNRIGLAPAV; this comes from the exons ATGCTCAGAACTCAGTCTGTCCTGAGCACTTCAGTCGAGGACAGAAGCATGAAGTGGCTTGGACTCCTCGGGCTGGTAGCTCTCTCAGAGTGCATGGTCAT AATCCCTATTATGAAAATGAAGACCATGCGAGAAACTCTAAGGGAAAGAAGTTTGCTGACAAATTTCTCTGAGGAACACCCTTACAGCCTGTCCCAGAATGCCACTAATGACCAAAACATAATTTATCATCCTCTGAGGAACCATAAGGAT TTTTCCTACATCGGCACAATCAACATTGGAACACCCCCCCAGGAGTTCCAGGTCCTCTTTGACACTGGCTCATCTGGCTTGTGGGTGCCCTCCATATACTGCCAGAGTCCCAGCTGCT ATAAACATAACAGCTTCGTCCCTTGTAACTCCTCCACCTTCAAGGCCACCAACAAGATCTTCAATACCAACTACAGCTCTGTGTCAATAAAGGGATATCTTGTCTATGACACCGTTCGG ATCGGGAACCTTGTTAGTGTGGCCCAGCCATTTGGCCTAAGCCTGAAGGAGTTTGGGTTTGAAGATGTACCCTTTGATGGCATCCTGGGACTAGGTTACCCCCGACCCACTGTCACAGGGGCCTCCCCGATCTTCGACAACCTGATGAAACAAGGAGTCTTTTCTGAGCCTGTCTTTGCCTTCTACTTGAGCAG TCAGAAGGACAATGGCAGCGTGGTGATGTTTGGAGGGGTGAACCGTGACTACTATAAGGGAGAACTCAACTGGGTACCAGTGTCCCAAGTGGGCAACTGGCATATAAACGTGGACAG CATCTCCATGAACGGGACAGTGGTTGCTTGTAAACGTGGCTGCCAGGCTCTCTTGGATACGGGGACTGCCTTTCTGCGTGGCCCAAGAGGACCGGTCAGCAAAATCCAGAAATTCATCCATGCCAGGCCCATCGGTCGTGAG CACGTAGTTTCCTGCCAATCCGTCGGGACACTGCCTCCTGTTGTCTTCACTATCAATGGGATAGACTATCCAGTACCCGCCGAAGCTTACACCCAA AGTTTGTCGGGCTACTGCTTCAGCAACTTTCTCGTGCGCCCACCGCGTGTGAACGAGTCGGAGACCTGGGTCCTGGGTGAGGTCTTCCTGAGGCTGTATTTCTCGGTTTTCGATCGAGGAAACAACAGGATCGGCCTGGCTCCCGCAGTGTAA